One genomic segment of Cygnus olor isolate bCygOlo1 chromosome 20, bCygOlo1.pri.v2, whole genome shotgun sequence includes these proteins:
- the PROCA1 gene encoding protein PROCA1 — MCAPRPLLRLLLLLLLLVVAPGAAPSPGAAPPGRPRARRGLTYPGTLWCGAGSNADAYEQLGEHRDTDRCCRDHDHCQHVIHPFTARYGYRNLRWHTISHCDCDRRLKECLQQVNDTASRVVGQAFFNVIRVPCFEFAYKEECVEPYLYVWCKAYNTVAVAVPREPVLYEFGGELIDRAAWLGGDALSPPWGGGEVPAQRHARLLPAAKERKGMKDKKKKGKGLKKKSPAELGELSHDAPATHTPPGAQPGSGAQDPLPDRGEAASGSRKRRRRKERNRKKRLKSKAEPEAA; from the exons ATGTGCGCCCCGCGGCcgctcctccgcctcctcctcctgctgctgctgctggtggtcgCCCCCggagcagccccgagccccggaGCGGCCCCCCCGGGGCGACCCCGAGCCCGCCGCGGGCTCACCTACCCCGGGACGCTGTGGTGCGGAGCTGGGAGCAACGCGGATGCCTACGAGCAGCTGG GGGAGCACCGGGACACCGACCGGTGCTGCCGGGACCATGACCACTGCCAGCACGTCATCCACCCCTTCACCGCCCGCTACGGCTACCGCAACCTGCGCTGGCACACCATCAGCCACTGCGACTGCGACCGCAG GTTGAAGGAGTGCCTGCAGCAGGTGAACGACACGGCCTCGCGCGTGGTGGGCCAGGCTTTCTTCAACGTCATCCGGGTGCCCTGCTTCGAGTTCGCCTACAAGGAGGAGTGCGTGGAGCCCTACCTCTACGTCTG gtGCAAGGCGTACAACACGGTGGCCGTGGCGGTGCCCAGGGAGCCGGTGCTGTACGAGTTCGGCGGGGAGCTCATCGACAGGGCGGCGTGGCTGGGGGGGGATGCCCTGAGCCCCccttggggaggaggagaggtcCCGGCGCAGCGCCATGCCCGCCTGCTGCCCGCCGccaaagagaggaaagggatgaaggataagaaaaagaaggggaaggggctgaagaagaaaagcccTGCCGAACTCGGGGAGCTGAGCCACGATGCGCCCGCCACCCACACTCCTCCCGGCGCCCAGCCGGGCTCGGGGGCGCAGGACCCGCTGCCGGACCGGGGGGAAGCGGCCAGcggcagcaggaagaggaggaggaggaaggagagaaacagaaagaagaggctgaaaagcaaagctgagcCGGAGGCTGCGTGA